In a genomic window of Acidobacteriota bacterium:
- a CDS encoding glycosyltransferase family 39 protein encodes MARHVALLLLVAFLTFFAGLGRAAIGDSDEAFYAEASREMVESGDWLTPHYNYELRFQKPILYYWLAAAVYRVAGIDAASARFPAAAAGLLLVLVAYAVGRRWYDAEVGLVAGLVTATSFGYYFVGRLALPDLPLALFIVVATWAVIESLAASSAGRQTVARWWLLAAAAAAGLGFLTKGPVAAALPALVAAPLLARDIVGRRRQGRRWLPWSATDVVAATVLFLLVATPWYLAMAATHGVEYLHRFFVGENLDRFATDRYNEPRSMLFYVPVVFGGLMPWSPFALLWIPAIVSAIRRRPSLEAVDWRLISWTLLPLLFYSVSIGKQPRYVLPILPPLAVLLAASLVSRLRTARRTGQSARGLAWMATLAAAVILLLGLLLQRAKPLLFALDPSTSAVATGVVLFAGLLVLVAAWVDHQRHLVSALTGAAVAVLLALHYSVYSAAGLEPVQRVAALHAAHGDGIAHSGTYRVFVRNLVFYTGVKQTDLTEPADLAAFLASPEPVLVVTGRDELEGVEAAFGVTARRLGEVLYFNPSAVRLRTLLWPDPENDLETVVLVTNR; translated from the coding sequence GTGGCCCGGCACGTCGCCCTTCTGCTGCTCGTCGCCTTCCTCACGTTCTTCGCCGGACTCGGCCGGGCCGCCATTGGCGATTCCGACGAAGCCTTCTACGCGGAGGCGTCGCGCGAGATGGTCGAATCGGGCGACTGGCTGACGCCGCACTACAACTACGAGCTGCGCTTTCAGAAACCCATCCTCTACTACTGGCTCGCGGCCGCCGTCTATCGGGTGGCCGGCATCGACGCCGCGTCCGCCCGCTTCCCTGCCGCGGCCGCCGGCCTCCTGCTGGTGCTCGTCGCCTATGCCGTCGGCCGGCGGTGGTACGACGCTGAGGTGGGCCTCGTCGCGGGGCTCGTCACGGCCACGAGCTTCGGGTACTACTTCGTCGGCCGACTCGCCCTGCCAGACCTCCCACTCGCCCTCTTCATCGTGGTCGCCACCTGGGCCGTCATCGAGTCGCTGGCCGCCTCGTCGGCCGGCCGTCAGACGGTCGCACGCTGGTGGCTGCTCGCCGCGGCGGCGGCCGCCGGCCTCGGCTTCCTGACGAAGGGCCCGGTCGCGGCGGCGCTCCCGGCGCTCGTCGCCGCGCCGCTGCTGGCCCGCGACATCGTGGGCCGCCGGCGCCAGGGCCGTCGCTGGCTGCCGTGGTCGGCCACCGACGTCGTGGCCGCGACCGTCCTGTTCCTTCTGGTCGCGACGCCCTGGTACCTCGCCATGGCGGCAACTCACGGCGTCGAGTACCTCCACCGCTTCTTCGTCGGCGAGAATCTCGACCGCTTCGCGACCGACCGCTACAACGAGCCGCGGTCGATGCTCTTCTACGTCCCGGTCGTGTTCGGCGGCCTGATGCCGTGGTCGCCGTTCGCGCTGCTCTGGATCCCTGCGATCGTGTCGGCGATCAGGCGTCGGCCGTCACTCGAGGCCGTCGACTGGCGCCTGATCTCGTGGACGCTGCTCCCGCTACTGTTCTATTCGGTCTCGATCGGCAAGCAGCCGCGGTACGTGCTGCCGATTCTCCCGCCGCTCGCGGTGCTCCTCGCGGCGAGCCTCGTCAGCCGTCTGCGGACGGCCAGGCGAACCGGCCAGTCGGCACGCGGCCTCGCGTGGATGGCGACCCTCGCCGCGGCCGTCATCCTGCTGCTCGGCCTGCTGCTGCAGCGGGCCAAACCGCTGCTCTTCGCGCTCGATCCGTCAACGAGCGCCGTCGCCACCGGTGTCGTGCTGTTTGCCGGCCTTCTGGTGCTCGTCGCGGCCTGGGTCGACCACCAGCGCCACCTCGTCTCGGCGCTGACCGGCGCCGCGGTCGCCGTGCTGCTCGCTCTCCACTACTCGGTCTACTCGGCGGCCGGCCTCGAACCCGTCCAGCGGGTCGCGGCCCTGCACGCGGCACACGGCGACGGAATCGCGCATTCGGGCACCTACCGCGTGTTCGTCCGTAACCTCGTCTTCTACACCGGGGTGAAGCAGACGGACCTCACCGAGCCCGCCGACCTGGCGGCCTTCCTGGCCTCCCCCGAGCCGGTGCTCGTCGTCACCGGCCGCGACGAACTCGAGGGCGTCGAAGCGGCCTTCGGCGTCACGGCCAGGCGGCTGGGCGAGGTCCTGTACTTCAATCCCTCGGCCGTCAGACTCAGGACGCTCTTGTGGCCCGACCCGGAGAACGACCTCGAAACGGTCGTCCTCGTCACGAACCGGTGA
- the amrS gene encoding AmmeMemoRadiSam system radical SAM enzyme, with the protein MVVSLADTLGARTREARFYERAPKGAVRCYACGHACPIPEGAVGVCKVRFNRGGRLYAPWGYVAGEHCDPIEKKPFFHAWPGALAYSFGMLGCDLHCSYCQNWLTSQALRDPAALVRPTDTTPEALVSQARRVGARVVVSTYNEPLITAEWAIDVFAAAREAGLATAFVSNGNGTARVIEELSRWVDLYKVDLKSFEDRQYRKLGGRLGPVLDTIRQLHGLGLWIEIVTLVVPGLNDSDRELTAIAEFVASVSPDVPWHLTAFHADYKMADHADTSAGRLVSAARIGRDAGLRFVYAGNMAGRVGRLEDTRCPGCDRTLVARRGYHILDDELSGRGTCPGCQTLIPGRW; encoded by the coding sequence ATCGTGGTCAGCCTTGCCGACACCCTCGGTGCTCGGACACGGGAGGCCCGCTTCTACGAACGAGCCCCCAAGGGTGCCGTGCGCTGCTACGCCTGCGGCCACGCCTGCCCGATCCCCGAGGGGGCGGTCGGCGTGTGCAAGGTCCGGTTCAATCGGGGCGGCCGGCTGTACGCGCCCTGGGGCTACGTCGCCGGCGAGCACTGCGACCCGATCGAGAAGAAGCCGTTCTTTCACGCCTGGCCCGGCGCGCTCGCGTACAGCTTCGGCATGCTTGGCTGCGACCTTCACTGCAGCTACTGCCAGAACTGGCTCACGTCGCAGGCGTTGCGCGATCCAGCCGCGCTCGTGCGCCCCACCGATACGACGCCCGAGGCGCTCGTGAGCCAGGCGCGGCGCGTCGGCGCCAGGGTCGTGGTCAGCACGTACAACGAGCCGCTGATTACCGCCGAGTGGGCCATCGACGTGTTTGCCGCCGCACGCGAGGCCGGCCTCGCGACCGCATTCGTCTCGAATGGCAACGGCACGGCCCGGGTGATCGAGGAACTCTCGCGATGGGTCGACCTCTACAAGGTCGATCTCAAGTCGTTCGAAGACCGGCAGTACCGGAAGCTCGGCGGACGCCTCGGCCCAGTCCTCGACACCATCAGGCAACTCCACGGCCTCGGCCTGTGGATCGAGATCGTCACGCTCGTCGTGCCCGGGCTGAACGACAGCGACCGCGAATTGACCGCGATCGCCGAGTTCGTCGCCTCCGTCTCCCCGGACGTGCCCTGGCACCTCACGGCGTTCCATGCCGACTACAAGATGGCCGATCACGCCGACACGTCGGCCGGCCGCCTCGTGAGCGCCGCGCGGATCGGCCGGGACGCCGGCCTGCGGTTCGTCTACGCCGGCAACATGGCCGGACGCGTGGGCCGGCTCGAGGACACTCGCTGCCCGGGCTGCGACCGGACGCTCGTAGCACGCCGGGGCTATCACATCCTCGACGACGAGCTGAGCGGGCGCGGCACCTGCCCCGGCTGCCAGACCCTCATCCCCGGCCGCTGGTGA
- a CDS encoding SPFH domain-containing protein — MAQEREVRGASGWAMVGLLLAVTAALVAACVFGVRTQNVGVIITTVLAQAGVAFLFAGLTVVNPNQSSVITLFGVYKGSIKRPGFWWVNPLTTRRKLSLRIRNFESGKLKVNDRDGNPIEIAAVVVWRVVETFEASFNVDDYENFVHVQSEAAVRVLATSYPYDAPEEEGISLRHSVGEVTDRLRHEVQDRLAKAGIEVLEARISHLAYAPEIAGAMLRRQQAGAIVAARQKIVDGAIGMVEQALHELNARQVIDLDPERKAAMVSNLLVVLCSDRAVEPVVNAGTLYQ; from the coding sequence ATGGCACAGGAGCGCGAAGTCCGGGGAGCGTCGGGTTGGGCGATGGTGGGGCTGCTGCTGGCGGTCACGGCAGCGCTCGTCGCCGCGTGCGTGTTCGGCGTGAGGACCCAGAACGTGGGCGTCATCATCACGACCGTGCTGGCGCAGGCAGGCGTGGCCTTCCTGTTTGCCGGCCTCACCGTGGTCAACCCGAACCAGTCGAGCGTCATCACTCTGTTCGGCGTGTACAAGGGCAGCATCAAGCGCCCGGGCTTCTGGTGGGTGAATCCCCTGACGACGCGGCGGAAGCTGTCGCTGCGCATCCGCAACTTCGAGAGCGGCAAGCTCAAGGTCAACGACCGCGACGGCAACCCGATCGAGATCGCGGCGGTGGTCGTGTGGCGCGTGGTCGAGACCTTCGAGGCCAGCTTCAACGTGGACGACTACGAGAACTTCGTCCACGTGCAGAGCGAGGCGGCCGTGCGCGTGCTCGCCACGAGCTACCCGTACGACGCTCCCGAGGAGGAGGGCATCTCGCTGCGCCATTCGGTCGGCGAGGTGACGGATCGGCTGCGCCACGAAGTGCAGGATCGGCTGGCCAAGGCCGGCATCGAGGTGCTCGAGGCGCGCATCAGCCACCTCGCCTATGCGCCGGAGATCGCCGGCGCCATGCTGCGCCGCCAGCAGGCAGGGGCCATCGTCGCCGCGAGGCAGAAGATCGTCGATGGCGCGATCGGGATGGTCGAGCAGGCCCTGCACGAGCTGAACGCACGCCAGGTCATCGATCTCGATCCCGAGCGCAAGGCCGCCATGGTCAGCAACCTGCTCGTCGTGCTGTGCAGCGATCGCGCGGTCGAGCCCGTCGTCAACGCCGGCACGCTGTACCAGTAG
- a CDS encoding Arc family DNA binding domain-containing protein: MAERKAFLLRLDPALYDALQRWADAELRSVNGQVEYLLREALRQAGRLPLPDRTPGRRKGEV; the protein is encoded by the coding sequence ATGGCCGAGCGGAAGGCCTTCCTGCTGCGGCTGGATCCGGCGCTGTACGACGCCCTGCAGCGCTGGGCCGACGCGGAACTGCGGAGCGTGAACGGGCAGGTGGAGTACCTGCTGCGCGAGGCGCTGCGCCAGGCCGGCCGCCTTCCTCTGCCCGACAGAACACCGGGCAGGCGAAAAGGCGAGGTGTAG
- a CDS encoding DUF3592 domain-containing protein: MTSVPPALARSTPRPVRLSPTGWFVAVLVVALVAGAIAAFAGLLGTATEQRARAATFASGGQRADAEIVSVRRGDASRRTVRYRYSAGGAEVEGSVRLRRREGLQAGASLTIVYLPDAPAVHYVEARGLRQIPFWIVPLVPLALLAGAGFAWRELRAQRRLVEEGRPVVATVTATKKQRHQHGSHFKVTYEFRLLNGSVRRGSYQVQKNPPDPGTPVVVLYNRDRPEYSRRYPVCLARAAPGS; the protein is encoded by the coding sequence ATGACGTCCGTTCCCCCGGCGCTGGCACGATCCACGCCTCGTCCGGTTCGGCTCTCGCCGACGGGGTGGTTCGTGGCCGTGCTCGTCGTGGCGCTAGTCGCCGGCGCCATCGCGGCGTTCGCGGGGTTGCTGGGCACGGCGACCGAGCAGCGCGCGCGCGCCGCGACGTTCGCGTCGGGAGGCCAGCGCGCCGACGCGGAGATCGTCAGCGTGCGGCGCGGCGACGCCTCGCGCCGCACCGTCCGGTACAGGTACTCGGCCGGCGGCGCCGAGGTCGAAGGGTCCGTGCGCCTGCGCCGCAGAGAGGGCCTCCAGGCTGGCGCCAGCCTGACCATCGTGTACCTGCCCGATGCGCCGGCGGTACACTATGTCGAAGCGCGGGGCCTCCGGCAGATACCGTTCTGGATCGTGCCGCTGGTGCCGCTCGCCCTGCTCGCCGGAGCCGGCTTTGCCTGGCGGGAGTTGCGAGCGCAGCGGCGCCTCGTCGAGGAGGGGCGCCCGGTGGTCGCCACGGTGACCGCCACGAAGAAGCAGCGGCATCAGCACGGCAGCCACTTCAAGGTCACGTACGAGTTCCGCCTGTTGAACGGATCGGTGCGGCGGGGCTCGTACCAGGTGCAGAAGAACCCGCCGGATCCCGGCACGCCGGTGGTCGTCCTCTACAACCGCGACCGCCCTGAGTACAGCAGGCGCTATCCCGTGTGCCTGGCGCGCGCGGCGCCAGGCAGCTGA
- a CDS encoding FAD-binding protein — MTTSLRPLIDDLRALVGDDACRTDADTRALHSVDALKHDGHLPDAVVFPATTADVAGVVRACARHRVPMVPRGAGTGYTGGAVPVRGGVVISLARLDRLLEIDEDNLLAVVEPNLVTGHLQRAVEAVGLFYPPDPASLDESAIGGNIAECAGGPRAFKYGTTRRYVLAIEAVLPNGDVVRTGSKAVKNVVGYDLTGLLVGSEGTLAIVTQATLRLVPLPPCRETLRATFASVADAARAVSTIVRARVVPAALELVDAVSLDAVARHLGRRLAPAGTAALLLVEVDGVEVTVADERTRVVAACQAAGALDIVIARSAEERDELWTARRALSPALRSLAPLKINHDVVVPKGRVPALFALIEELRRQSGLPMPCFGHAGDGNIHVNVMIDPGAPGDAERAERIQRQLFEGVVALEGSISGEHGIGFTKAPYLPIELTPATIALMRRVKAAFDPEGLLNPGKIFPEE; from the coding sequence GTGACCACGTCCCTCCGGCCCCTCATCGACGACCTCCGGGCCCTCGTCGGCGACGACGCCTGCCGGACGGACGCCGACACGCGGGCACTCCACAGCGTCGACGCGCTCAAGCACGACGGCCATCTACCCGATGCCGTCGTCTTCCCGGCGACGACGGCCGACGTGGCCGGCGTCGTGCGGGCGTGCGCGCGCCATCGCGTGCCGATGGTGCCGCGCGGCGCGGGCACCGGCTACACGGGTGGGGCCGTCCCCGTGCGCGGCGGCGTCGTGATCTCGCTCGCGCGGCTCGATCGCCTGCTCGAGATCGACGAAGACAACCTGCTGGCCGTCGTCGAGCCGAACCTGGTGACCGGCCACCTGCAGCGCGCCGTGGAGGCGGTCGGCCTCTTCTACCCACCCGACCCGGCGAGTCTCGACGAGTCGGCGATCGGCGGCAACATCGCCGAGTGCGCCGGCGGGCCACGCGCGTTCAAGTACGGGACGACGCGGCGGTACGTGCTGGCCATCGAGGCCGTACTGCCCAACGGCGACGTCGTCCGGACCGGCAGCAAGGCCGTGAAGAACGTCGTCGGCTACGACCTGACGGGGCTGCTCGTCGGGTCGGAGGGCACGCTCGCCATCGTCACCCAGGCGACGCTGCGGCTCGTGCCGCTGCCGCCGTGCCGCGAGACGCTGCGGGCGACGTTCGCGTCGGTGGCCGACGCGGCGCGTGCCGTGTCGACCATCGTGCGCGCCCGGGTGGTGCCCGCGGCGCTCGAGCTCGTCGACGCCGTGTCGCTCGACGCCGTCGCGCGGCACCTCGGCCGGCGGCTGGCGCCGGCCGGGACGGCAGCCCTCCTGCTCGTCGAGGTCGACGGCGTCGAGGTCACCGTGGCCGACGAGCGGACGAGGGTCGTCGCCGCATGCCAGGCGGCTGGAGCCCTGGACATCGTCATCGCTCGATCGGCGGAAGAGCGCGACGAGCTCTGGACCGCGCGGCGTGCGCTGTCGCCGGCCCTCCGGTCGCTCGCCCCGCTCAAGATCAATCACGACGTCGTCGTGCCGAAGGGGCGCGTCCCGGCGCTCTTCGCGCTCATCGAGGAGTTACGCCGGCAGTCCGGGCTGCCGATGCCGTGTTTCGGCCATGCTGGCGACGGCAACATCCACGTCAACGTCATGATCGACCCAGGCGCGCCGGGCGACGCGGAACGGGCCGAGCGCATCCAACGCCAGCTCTTCGAAGGGGTCGTGGCGCTCGAGGGCTCGATCAGCGGCGAACACGGCATCGGCTTCACGAAGGCCCCGTACCTGCCGATCGAGCTGACTCCGGCGACGATCGCGCTCATGCGCCGCGTCAAGGCCGCGTTCGATCCCGAGGGCCTCCTCAACCCGGGCAAGATCTTCCCCGAGGAGTGA
- a CDS encoding pyridoxal phosphate-dependent aminotransferase, with amino-acid sequence MLAERTTRVGTSPTMKVAAEADRLRREGVDVVDLGAGEPDFPTPEHVKAAGRAAIDADFTKYTVNAGTQDLRVAIADRYRADYGVDYSPQEVIVSAGGKQALYNAAMALFGPGDEVVTHSPGWPTLVEQIKLADATPVIVRQSAEDGFALRADAFIAAAGPRTRAFVINSPCNPTGALMPEDEMVELADFAAGRGIWIVLDLCYERLIYEPTPHNLPKILADRMRETTVITGSASKAYAMTGWRCGWALGPAPVVAAANAIQSHSTSNVCSITQKAVLAALTGPQACVTAMLDEYRRRRDLVIARLTANPRFRCVSPKGAFYVFPDVSDLLSPDGFRTSADLAQALLDDVRVALTPGEAFDAPGFVRISYATSVERLEEAARRIEHFVQALDRGDRAMTRG; translated from the coding sequence ATGCTGGCTGAACGTACGACGCGCGTGGGCACGTCGCCCACGATGAAGGTGGCGGCCGAGGCCGATCGGCTGCGGCGCGAGGGCGTGGACGTCGTCGACCTCGGGGCCGGCGAGCCCGACTTCCCGACGCCGGAGCACGTGAAGGCCGCGGGCCGTGCGGCCATCGATGCGGACTTCACGAAGTACACCGTCAATGCGGGCACCCAGGACCTGCGGGTGGCCATCGCCGACCGCTACCGGGCCGACTACGGCGTCGACTACTCGCCGCAGGAAGTCATCGTGTCGGCCGGCGGCAAGCAGGCGCTCTACAACGCCGCGATGGCCCTCTTCGGCCCGGGCGACGAGGTCGTGACGCACAGCCCCGGCTGGCCGACGCTCGTCGAGCAGATCAAGCTCGCCGACGCGACGCCGGTCATCGTCCGCCAGTCGGCCGAGGATGGCTTCGCCTTGCGCGCCGATGCGTTCATCGCGGCGGCAGGGCCGCGGACGCGGGCCTTCGTGATCAACTCACCCTGCAATCCGACCGGCGCGCTGATGCCGGAAGACGAGATGGTCGAGCTCGCCGACTTCGCGGCCGGGCGCGGTATCTGGATCGTGCTGGATCTGTGCTACGAACGCCTGATTTACGAGCCGACGCCGCACAACCTGCCGAAGATCCTCGCCGATCGCATGCGCGAGACGACCGTCATCACCGGCTCGGCGTCGAAGGCCTACGCGATGACCGGCTGGCGGTGCGGCTGGGCGCTCGGACCGGCGCCGGTCGTCGCCGCCGCCAACGCCATTCAGAGCCACTCCACGTCGAACGTCTGCTCGATCACGCAGAAGGCGGTGCTCGCCGCGCTGACCGGCCCGCAGGCCTGCGTGACCGCGATGCTCGACGAGTACCGGCGGCGGCGCGACCTGGTGATCGCGCGCCTCACCGCGAACCCGCGCTTCCGCTGCGTCTCGCCGAAGGGGGCCTTCTACGTGTTTCCCGACGTGTCAGACCTGCTCTCGCCCGACGGCTTCCGGACGTCGGCCGACCTGGCGCAGGCCCTGCTCGACGATGTCCGCGTGGCCCTGACGCCCGGCGAGGCCTTCGACGCACCGGGTTTCGTCCGGATTTCCTACGCAACCTCGGTCGAACGGCTCGAGGAGGCCGCGCGGCGCATCGAGCACTTCGTGCAGGCGCTCGACCGCGGCGACCGGGCCATGACCCGGGGGTGA
- the coaD gene encoding pantetheine-phosphate adenylyltransferase yields the protein MSSTGRPLLAVYPGSFDPLTNGHVDIILRGARLFDRIVVAMLRNVEKQPLFSLEERLELSREVFADVPSVEVDIFEGLLVDYARRRGANVLVRGLRAVSDFEYELQMALMNRHMEPRLETVFMMPGESYTYLSSRLVKEVFALGGDVSGFVPPAVMVRLDAMKAKG from the coding sequence ATGTCCAGTACCGGCCGGCCGCTGCTCGCCGTCTATCCCGGGTCGTTCGACCCGTTGACGAACGGTCACGTCGACATCATCCTGCGCGGGGCCCGCCTGTTCGACCGGATCGTGGTGGCGATGCTGCGCAACGTCGAGAAGCAGCCGCTGTTCTCGCTCGAGGAGCGCCTCGAGCTCTCCCGCGAGGTGTTCGCCGACGTGCCGTCGGTCGAGGTCGACATCTTCGAGGGGCTGCTCGTCGACTACGCGCGCCGGCGAGGCGCCAACGTGCTCGTGCGCGGGCTGCGGGCGGTGTCGGACTTCGAGTACGAGCTGCAGATGGCGCTCATGAACCGGCACATGGAACCGCGCCTCGAAACCGTGTTCATGATGCCGGGCGAGAGCTATACCTACCTCAGTTCGCGCCTGGTGAAGGAAGTGTTCGCCCTCGGAGGCGACGTCTCGGGGTTCGTGCCGCCGGCGGTGATGGTCCGGCTCGATGCGATGAAGGCGAAGGGTTGA
- the rsmD gene encoding 16S rRNA (guanine(966)-N(2))-methyltransferase RsmD, whose protein sequence is MRVIAGRFKGRALRSPTWAGLRPTSDRTRETLFAILAPWLEGGRLLDVCAGTGAVGIEALSRGARHVTFVERDRRAIRLMTRNLATCGIDDGYTMVHAPALEALGDVAGAFDIVFVDPPYEAADVELLVEAAAACVAEGGRLVVEHSRRRPVCASAGHLVRVREVRCGDTMLTFYAAERP, encoded by the coding sequence ATGCGGGTCATCGCCGGCCGGTTCAAGGGACGCGCCTTGCGGTCGCCGACGTGGGCCGGCCTGCGTCCGACGTCGGATCGCACGCGCGAGACGCTCTTCGCCATCCTCGCGCCGTGGCTGGAGGGGGGGCGTCTGCTCGACGTCTGCGCCGGGACGGGCGCGGTCGGGATCGAGGCGCTGAGCCGAGGGGCGCGGCACGTCACGTTCGTCGAGCGCGACCGCCGCGCGATCCGCCTCATGACGCGGAACCTCGCGACCTGCGGGATCGACGACGGCTATACTATGGTCCACGCGCCGGCCCTTGAGGCCCTGGGCGACGTCGCCGGGGCCTTCGACATCGTCTTCGTCGACCCGCCCTACGAGGCGGCCGACGTCGAGCTGCTCGTCGAGGCGGCGGCCGCGTGCGTGGCCGAGGGCGGGCGGCTCGTCGTCGAGCACTCGCGACGGCGGCCCGTTTGCGCGTCGGCGGGCCACCTCGTGCGGGTCCGCGAGGTGCGGTGCGGCGACACCATGCTGACTTTCTACGCGGCCGAGCGGCCGTGA
- a CDS encoding DNA helicase RecG, translated as RDEVYAFMRSEIDRGRQAYVVYPLIEESEKVDVRAATAMADHLATDVFPAYRLALLHGRLPPEAKDRVMRAFAAGEVDVLVSTTVIEVGVDVPNATVMVVEHAERFGLAQLHQLRGRVGRGAHASSCVLLYQPPLSDEARARLEVLTETTDGFRIAERDLELRGPGEVFGTRQAGMPRLRVGDLVRDRELMELARREATAWLELAPAAARLVDEARTAWTSRFGLVGVG; from the coding sequence CGCGACGAGGTGTACGCCTTCATGCGCTCGGAGATCGATCGTGGCCGACAGGCCTACGTCGTCTACCCCCTCATCGAGGAGAGCGAGAAGGTCGACGTGCGCGCCGCGACGGCCATGGCCGACCACCTGGCGACGGACGTCTTCCCGGCCTACCGGCTGGCGCTGCTGCACGGGCGGCTGCCGCCGGAGGCGAAGGACCGCGTGATGCGGGCGTTCGCCGCAGGCGAGGTGGACGTGCTCGTCTCGACCACGGTCATCGAGGTGGGCGTGGACGTGCCGAACGCCACGGTGATGGTGGTCGAGCATGCGGAGCGGTTCGGGCTGGCGCAGCTGCACCAGTTGCGGGGGCGCGTGGGCCGGGGAGCCCACGCCTCGTCCTGCGTGCTCCTGTACCAGCCTCCGCTCTCCGACGAAGCGCGCGCCAGGCTCGAGGTGCTCACCGAGACCACCGACGGGTTTCGCATCGCCGAGCGCGACCTGGAGTTGCGCGGGCCAGGCGAGGTGTTCGGCACAAGACAGGCCGGAATGCCCCGGTTGCGCGTGGGCGATCTCGTGCGCGACCGGGAGCTGATGGAACTGGCCCGCCGCGAAGCGACGGCCTGGCTCGAGCTGGCGCCGGCCGCCGCGCGACTCGTCGACGAGGCCCGCACCGCCTGGACATCGAGGTTCGGCCTGGTGGGGGTCGGCTGA
- a CDS encoding ATP-dependent DNA helicase RecG yields the protein MIRSRSRSAAATPADPLATPLSSLRGVGPRRAADLARAGLGTVADLLCRFPLRYEDRRGARPIASVTAGEVVTVVGRVLRAAMRPTRRPGFTVFELLVGDDSGRLPVVWFNQRFLRDVLVAGQVVALYGKVETRGLSGLQMTSPQYEIVAGADDVASGRPTPTLHSGRVVPVYERVGTLTPKVQRTLVATALEALPAGEDDLLPAELLARLGLPARRRAFADTHFPPESADLEALNAFRAPCQRRLVFEEFFLFQLGLALRRRANGRVRKAHAVTVDDRVRDAARAVLPFRLTEGQRRALAEIVADLQGPAPMNRLLQGDVGAGKTIVALLAALVVLENGLQVAFMA from the coding sequence GTGATCCGCTCGCGCTCTCGATCCGCCGCCGCGACTCCAGCCGACCCGCTCGCCACGCCGCTTTCGAGCCTGCGGGGCGTCGGACCGCGCAGGGCGGCCGATCTGGCGCGTGCCGGGCTCGGGACGGTTGCGGACCTGCTCTGCCGCTTTCCGTTGCGCTACGAAGATCGGCGCGGCGCACGACCCATCGCATCGGTGACCGCCGGCGAGGTGGTGACGGTCGTGGGGCGTGTGCTTCGAGCGGCGATGCGGCCCACGCGCCGGCCGGGGTTCACGGTCTTCGAGCTGCTCGTCGGCGACGACTCGGGACGGCTGCCGGTCGTCTGGTTCAACCAGCGGTTCCTGCGCGACGTGCTCGTGGCGGGTCAGGTGGTGGCGCTCTACGGCAAGGTCGAGACGCGCGGACTGTCCGGACTCCAGATGACGAGCCCGCAGTACGAGATCGTCGCCGGCGCCGACGACGTGGCGTCCGGCCGCCCCACCCCCACGCTGCACAGCGGCCGCGTCGTGCCGGTCTACGAACGGGTCGGGACCCTCACGCCGAAGGTGCAGCGAACGCTCGTCGCGACCGCGCTCGAAGCGCTGCCCGCGGGCGAGGACGACCTCCTGCCCGCCGAACTGCTCGCCCGCCTCGGCCTGCCCGCACGACGACGGGCCTTCGCCGACACTCACTTTCCCCCGGAGAGCGCCGACCTCGAGGCGCTCAACGCGTTCCGCGCGCCGTGCCAGCGGCGTCTGGTCTTCGAGGAGTTCTTCCTGTTCCAGCTCGGCCTCGCGCTCCGCCGGCGCGCGAACGGGCGCGTGCGCAAGGCACACGCCGTCACGGTGGACGACAGGGTGCGCGACGCGGCGCGGGCGGTGCTGCCGTTCAGGCTGACGGAAGGGCAGCGGCGGGCGCTCGCTGAGATCGTCGCCGACCTGCAGGGTCCCGCTCCCATGAACCGGCTCCTGCAGGGCGACGTCGGTGCAGGCAAGACCATCGTCGCCCTCCTCGCGGCGCTCGTCGTGCTCGAGAACGGCCTGCAGGTCGCCTTCATGGC